From Huiozyma naganishii CBS 8797 chromosome 11, complete genome, a single genomic window includes:
- the SCW4 gene encoding putative family 17 glucosidase (similar to Saccharomyces cerevisiae SCW4 (YGR279C) and SCW10 (YMR305C); ancestral locus Anc_5.15) translates to MKFSNLVATASIVGAAVAAPSGHEHKEKRDVLTTTIKAQTTVLVDAVNQANVLAVPADVQTEAAAAPAATPATQAQAAETTQAASTQKASSGSSGSSAPAVDVSASASGVKGVTYSPYNADGTCKSADQVASDLSSMTEFPTIRLYGVDCDQVASVMKAKQANQKVFLGVYFMDQIEQSISTMKSAVEQYGSWNDVVTVSIGNELVNGGQATPSQIGQYVSTGRSALQAAGYSGPVVSVDTFIAVINNPELCQYSDYMAVNAHAYFDQNTEASDSGKWLLQQIQRVWTACGGNKDVVIAESGWPSKGQTYGIAVPSKENQQSAVSSIKSACGASTFLYNAYNDYWKADGNLGVEKYWGILSNE, encoded by the coding sequence ATGAAATTCTCTAACTTAGTCGCTACTGCCTCAATCGTCGGCGCTGCCGTCGCTGCACCATCTGGTCACGAACATAAAGAAAAGCGTGACGTCCTCACCACCACGATCAAGGCTCAAACCACCGTTTTGGTCGACGCCGTCAACCAAGCTAACGTGCTAGCTGTCCCAGCTGACGTCCAAACCGAGgccgctgctgctccaGCTGCCACCCCAGCAACTCAAGCTCAAGCTGCTGAGACCACCCAGGCTGCCTCCACCCAGAAGGCCTCCTCTGGCTCCTCTGGCTCCTCTGCCCCAGCTGTCGACGTCTCCGCTTCCGCTTCCGGTGTCAAGGGTGTCACTTACTCCCCATACAACGCCGATGGTACTTGTAAATCTGCCGACCAGGTCGCTTCCGACCTGAGCAGCATGACCGAGTTCCCAACCATCAGATTGTACGGTGTCGACTGTGACCAAGTTGCCTCCGTCATGAAGGCCAAGCAAGCAAACCAGAAAGTCTTCCTAGGTGTCTACTTCATGGACCAGATCGAACAAAGTATTTCCACCATGAAGTCTGCCGTCGAACAATACGGTTCCTGGAACGACGTTGTCACTGTTTCCATCGGTAACGAATTGGTCAACGGTGGTCAAGCCACTCCATCCCAGATCGGTCAGTACGTCTCCACCGGTAGATCTGCTTTGCAAGCTGCCGGTTACTCTGGCCCAGTTGTCTCCGTCGACACTTTCATCGCCGTTATCAACAACCCAGAATTGTGCCAGTACTCCGACTACATGGCTGTCAACGCCCACGCTTATTTCGACCAAAACACCGAGGCCTCTGACTCCGGTAAGTGgttgttgcaacagatcCAAAGAGTCTGGACCGCCTGTGGTGGTAACAAGGATGTTGTCATTGCCGAATCCGGGTGGCCATCAAAGGGTCAAACCTACGGTATTGCCGTCCCATCCAAGGAAAACCAACAGAGTGCTGTCTCCTCCATCAAGTCCGCCTGTGGTGCTAGTACCTTTTTGTACAACGCCTACAACGACTACTGGAAGGCCGACGGTAACCTAGGTGTTGAAAAGTACTGGGGTATTTTGTCCAACGAATAA
- the CWC22 gene encoding U2-type spliceosomal complex subunit CWC22 (similar to Saccharomyces cerevisiae CWC22 (YGR278W); ancestral locus Anc_5.16) — protein sequence MDEKAQKEQWVAIGEHVQGNFQKLDNTNLIETFHNLFKVNLVIGKRLLAKAVLEDECEASVHTISQLCLLVNNVLPSFGPLIGQEIVCRFLHDYKNKNHAEGRRILKLLSSLYKVGLIHEIVILQLLQILLSRENEQDSIWDTVIILRFCGKKLQDANPRAYNAIRDKLETLECPLDSNIKTELEDLLDEKQLEDNVTLVHHSAVIVPNRYPPFSTSISQDENFWDLPKENLARFKYHQNLNDLEEEYDELKRGFSVQEPVDASEQEEIQVSETEPAPEATTVPVVKPYTVKDMTSSENIEFKKKIYLVLKSSLSGDEAAHKLLKLRIPDDRKYEIVDIVVKSSIQEATYSKFYGILGERLCSSHRSWKPAFLQIFNENFQNLDDFEPAQLRILGKFWGHMVATDYIGLEVLSNFKLNEEESTPPSRIFLKFIFQECVAELNAQELKERLQEEYIQPYLVGLFPKEDPNHIRYAINYFTAIGLGLLTDDMRETLDTIEEKKREEARIKQEEEMRRYDEERKEMEKQNPPRETPKPESRPSRYQPNSSVPAAPRRRRSITPPRYKRNGGRRSITPPRGRFRRERSRSPERFKKKSRYQG from the coding sequence ATGGATGAAAAAGCTCAGAAAGAACAGTGGGTTGCCATTGGGGAGCACGTCCAGGGGAACTTCCAGAAACTTGATAACACCAATCTTATAGAGACGTTTCACAATTTGTTTAAAGTGAACCTTGTCATCGGGAAGCGTTTACTTGCCAAGGCCGTACTGGAGGACGAATGCGAGGCATCTGTGCACACTATCAGTCAATTATGTTTGTTGGTAAATAACGTGCTCCCGTCGTTTGGCCCACTCATTGGTCAGGAGATCGTTTGTCGGTTTCTTCATGACTACAAGAATAAAAACCATGCGGAGGGCCGGCGAATTTTGAAGTTACTTTCATCACTGTATAAAGTAGGTCTTATACATGAGATTGTTATACTCCAACTCCTACAGATATTACTTTCAAGAGAAAACGAACAAGATTCCATTTGGGACACTGTCATTATATTAAGATTTTGTGGGAAGAAGCTGCAAGATGCGAATCCGCGAGCATACAACGCTATCAGAGATAAACTAGAGACTCTGGAGTGTCCGTTAGATAGTAATATCAAAACTGAATTGGAGGATTTGCTCGATGAGAAACAATTGGAAGATAATGTCACTTTAGTTCACCACTCTGCAGTGATTGTACCGAATAGATATCCCCCATTCTCCACGTCCATATCACAagacgaaaatttttgggACTTACCGAAAGAGAACCTTGCAAGGTTCAAATACCACCAGAACTTGAATGACCTAGAAGAGGAGTATGATGAGCTGAAAAGAGGTTTTTCAGTTCAGGAACCTGTGGATGCCAGCGAGCAGGAAGAGATTCAGGTTTCCGAAACAGAACCCGCTCCCGAAGCTACAACTGTACCCGTTGTGAAACCATATACTGTCAAAGATATGACCTCTTCAGAAAATatcgagttcaagaaaaaaatataccTTGTCTTGAAGAGCTCACTGTCGGGAGACGAGGCCGCGCATAAACTTCTTAAGCTAAGGATACCAGATGATCGAAAATATGAAATTGTAGATATCGTTGTAAAATCAAGCATCCAAGAAGCGACATATTCCAAATTCTACGGTATTTTGGGCGAAAGATTGTGCTCCTCTCATAGATCATGGAAACCAGCCTTCCTGCAAATATTTAACGAGAACTTTCAAAACCTTGACGACTTTGAGCCAGCACAGCTCCGAATCTTGGGGAAGTTCTGGGGACATATGGTTGCAACAGATTATATTGGGTTGGAAGTCCTCAGCAACTTTAAACTCAACGAGGAAGAAAGTACACCCCCAAGCAGGATATTCCTCAAATTTATATTCCAGGAATGTGTTGCCGAACTAAATGCGCAGGAACTAAAGGAGAGGTTACAAGAGGAATACATTCAACCTTATTTAGTGGGCTTGTTTCCCAAGGAAGATCCTAACCATATACGGTACGCCATCAATTATTTCACCGCTATAGGTCTCGGTCTTCTAACGGACGACATGAGAGAAACTTTGGACACAATCGAGGAGAAAAAGAGGGAAGAGGCCAGAataaaacaagaagaagagatgaGAAGATACGATGAGGAAAGGAAAGAAATGGAGAAACAGAATCCACCTCGAGAGACACCGAAGCCAGAAAGTCGGCCGAGCCGATATCAGCCAAACAGTTCTGTGCCAGCTGCTCCTCGTCGCAGAAGATCCATCACCCCTCCACGATACAAGCGGAATGGAGGTAGGAGGTCAATAACACCGCCACGAGGAAGATTTCGTAGAGAGCGCTCGAGATCTCCCGAAAGGTTtaaaaagaagagcagATATCAGGGTTGA
- the CAB4 gene encoding putative pantetheine-phosphate adenylyltransferase (similar to Saccharomyces cerevisiae YGR277C; ancestral locus Anc_5.17), with translation MRVGIVLQHCDALDFEELQHVVEGILSLERIDRAFQENRATDLDLLLLSDIKSSFHLDNLLGKLYTTLREILFKRGLPLFPINVLLGNFNREETSWDELFVTDRKVVDVYRIQHTNLNILPKIKNHDKVSPVANDPDPHTSSLADRNKYDVTALGGTFDHIHDGHKILLTVAAFITSSRLIIGLTGKELLGTKKFPELLEDYETRKGNVCKFLKLLKPQLRVEMVLLKDVCGPTGTVPEIKALVVSRETLKGGDYVNKTRREKGMHELDISVVNVIGGEEEDGWTEKLSSTDVRRMLSEEHTHT, from the coding sequence ATGCGTGTGGGCATTGTGTTGCAACACTGTGATGCCCTGGATTTTGAAGAGTTGCAACATGTCGTCGAGGGCATTTTGTCCCTGGAACGAATTGACCGTGCGTTCCAGGAAAACCGGGCTACTGATTTAGACTTGCTGTTGCTTTCGGATATCAAGAGCAGCTTCCACCTGGACAACTTATTGGGTAAACTGTATACCACGCTACGGGAGATTTTGTTCAAACGAGGTTTACCCTTGTTCCCAATTAACGTGCTTCTGGGCAACTTCAACCGGGAAGAAACAAGTTGGGATGAATTGTTTGTCACGGACAGAAAGGTCGTTGATGTATACCGTATCCAACACACAAACTTGAACATCTTGCCCAAGATCAAGAATCACGACAAAGTGTCACCTGTTGCAAACGACCCGGATCCGCACACGTCCAGTTTAGCGGATCGGAATAAGTACGATGTCACCGCTTTGGGGGGTACGTTTGATCACATTCACGATGGCCACAAGATCCTACTCACCGTTGCTGCATTTATTACGTCCTCCAGATTGATAATTGGGCTTACAGGCAAGGAATTGCTGGGCACGAAGAAGTTCCCTGAACTTTTGGAGGACTACGAAACCCGGAAAGGTAACGTTTGTAAGTTTCTCAAGCTACTGAAGCCGCAATTACGCGTGGAGATGGTGCTCCTAAAGGATGTGTGTGGGCCCACGGGGACGGTCCCCGAAATCAAAGCTCTCGTCGTTAGCAGAGAGACGCTGAAGGGCGGAGACTATGTCAACAAGACAAGACGCGAGAAGGGAATGCACGAGCTGGACATTTCCGTCGTTAACGTGATTGGtggtgaggaggaggacggtTGGACCGAGAAACTGAGCAGTACGGATGTGAGAAGAATGCTCAGCGAGGAACACACGCACACTTAA